One Fusobacterium ulcerans DNA segment encodes these proteins:
- a CDS encoding glutamine synthetase III — translation MNTMLEVFGIHYFSELELKSRVPSSIFKKFKSVQLGEAEMSLEVADIIASAVKSWATEKGATHFTHWFQPLTELTAEKHESFISITSDGSIMSQFSGKDLIKGEADTSSFPNGGLRSTFEARGYTAWDTSSPMFLKGEGISKSLYIPTAFVGYNGEALDKKVPLLKSIKSVEAQALRIQRLLGDDQTRHIDVTLGAEQEYFLVEKEFWDKRLDLALAGRTLFGNLPPKGQEMNDHYYGTIKERVECFMAELDAELWKVGVMAKTKHNEVAPNQFELALMFTSANVAVDQNHLTMDIIKKVANRHHLAALLHEKPFQGVNGSGKHCNWSLATDTGINLFNPDNLSKNNLQFLLYMMAVVEGIDRYADILRACTATPGNDHRLGGHEAPPAVISVFLGEQLQELLENIGNTEFNESADGGTLDIGVHIPKIAKDLSDRNRTSPFAFTGNKFEFRMPGSSASASTPVFMINTIVADILREYADYLEKTDPTKHINKYIIKLIKDRYPKHKRIIFNGNGYESTWIEKAKELGLSNLKNTIEGIPVFIREETIDLFERNEVLSRNELYSRFKVYSERYNKQTNIEISTAIRMARNEIYPCISRYITNISQMINSVREALGEEQFIQYDKEHLIKVIGYKNQLKDTITELNEGLKTAVAIPDEYERACYYNNELIPVLTRMRTIVDALELLVEKSVWPIPTYYDLLFRL, via the coding sequence ATGAACACTATGCTAGAAGTATTTGGTATCCATTATTTTTCCGAGCTTGAATTAAAGAGCAGAGTACCTAGCTCAATTTTCAAAAAATTTAAATCTGTTCAACTTGGAGAGGCAGAAATGTCTTTAGAGGTAGCAGATATTATTGCCAGCGCCGTAAAAAGCTGGGCAACTGAAAAAGGTGCCACTCACTTCACACACTGGTTCCAGCCACTGACTGAACTTACTGCTGAAAAACACGAATCATTCATTTCTATTACTTCTGATGGGTCTATCATGTCTCAATTTTCTGGAAAAGATCTTATAAAAGGGGAAGCTGATACATCTTCATTCCCAAATGGTGGACTTAGATCTACTTTCGAAGCACGTGGATATACTGCTTGGGATACAAGCTCTCCTATGTTTTTAAAAGGTGAGGGAATATCTAAATCACTATATATTCCTACTGCTTTTGTTGGTTACAATGGTGAAGCTCTGGATAAAAAAGTACCTCTTTTAAAATCTATCAAATCTGTTGAAGCACAAGCTTTAAGAATACAGAGACTTCTTGGTGATGACCAGACTAGACATATCGATGTAACATTAGGTGCTGAACAGGAATACTTCTTAGTGGAAAAAGAGTTCTGGGATAAACGTTTAGATCTTGCTCTTGCTGGAAGAACTCTATTTGGTAACCTCCCTCCAAAAGGTCAGGAAATGAATGACCATTACTATGGAACAATTAAAGAAAGAGTAGAATGTTTCATGGCTGAACTTGATGCTGAACTTTGGAAAGTTGGAGTTATGGCAAAAACTAAACATAATGAAGTTGCTCCTAACCAGTTTGAACTTGCACTTATGTTTACTTCTGCCAATGTAGCTGTAGATCAAAATCATCTGACTATGGATATAATCAAAAAAGTGGCAAACAGACATCATCTTGCTGCTCTTCTTCACGAAAAACCTTTCCAAGGGGTAAACGGTTCTGGAAAACACTGTAACTGGTCTCTTGCAACTGATACAGGAATAAATCTTTTTAACCCTGATAATTTATCTAAAAATAATTTACAATTCCTTCTTTATATGATGGCTGTAGTTGAAGGAATAGATAGATATGCAGACATCCTTAGAGCATGTACTGCTACTCCTGGAAACGACCACAGACTTGGAGGACATGAAGCTCCCCCTGCTGTAATATCTGTATTCCTTGGAGAACAATTACAAGAACTTTTAGAAAATATAGGAAATACTGAATTTAATGAATCTGCTGATGGAGGTACTCTTGATATAGGAGTTCATATTCCTAAAATTGCAAAAGACCTTTCAGACAGAAACAGAACTTCTCCATTTGCATTCACAGGAAACAAATTTGAATTTAGAATGCCTGGATCAAGTGCTTCTGCATCTACACCAGTATTCATGATAAATACTATTGTGGCAGATATTTTAAGAGAGTATGCTGACTATCTTGAAAAAACTGACCCTACAAAACATATAAATAAATATATAATTAAACTTATTAAAGACAGATATCCTAAACATAAAAGAATCATATTCAATGGAAATGGATATGAGAGCACTTGGATTGAAAAAGCAAAAGAACTTGGTCTTTCAAATTTAAAAAACACTATTGAAGGAATTCCTGTATTTATAAGAGAAGAGACTATTGATCTTTTTGAAAGAAATGAAGTTCTATCTAGAAATGAACTTTATTCAAGATTTAAAGTTTATAGTGAAAGATATAACAAACAAACAAATATAGAAATATCTACTGCTATAAGAATGGCAAGAAATGAGATATATCCTTGTATCTCTAGATATATAACTAATATCTCTCAAATGATAAACAGTGTGAGAGAGGCTCTTGGTGAAGAACAATTCATTCAGTATGACAAAGAGCATCTAATTAAAGTAATAGGATATAAAAATCAACTTAAAGATACTATCACTGAATTAAATGAAGGATTGAAAACAGCTGTTGCAATTCCTGATGAATATGAAAGAGCATGCTATTACAACAATGAACTTATACCTGTACTTACTCGTATGAGAACTATTGTAGATGCCCTTGAGTTATTGGTAGAAAAATCTGTTTGGCCTATACCTACTTACTACGATTTATTATTCAGATTATAA
- a CDS encoding YdcF family protein, with translation MKKLDFIILIFLFICSLLVKSSFGFRFLFLFYASLIIYKNIVLKADKNKFFKFLKKICKLGYCLFFFSFIIVEGIILKDILVNRNNSPKVKYLIVLGAGLKGDIPSEVLKYRLNKAVKYFKENPDTIFIVSGGQGKDELISEAEAMEIYLSERGIPIKNIIKEDKSTSTYENLKFSDKIIKEKEITGDIAVMFNSFHMYRVKMISKKLNFPLKTVYAETPAIVFPNYMLREYFAFFNEYRKKEV, from the coding sequence ATGAAAAAACTGGATTTTATTATACTTATTTTTCTTTTTATATGCAGCCTGTTGGTTAAATCGTCTTTCGGATTTAGATTCCTCTTTTTATTTTACGCCTCTTTAATAATTTATAAAAATATAGTACTCAAAGCTGATAAAAATAAATTCTTTAAATTTTTAAAAAAAATCTGCAAACTTGGATACTGCTTATTTTTCTTTTCTTTTATTATTGTAGAGGGAATAATCTTAAAAGATATCTTAGTCAACAGAAATAATAGTCCTAAAGTAAAATATCTTATTGTTCTGGGAGCTGGACTAAAAGGGGATATTCCATCAGAAGTATTAAAATATAGACTAAACAAAGCTGTGAAATATTTTAAAGAGAACCCTGACACTATATTTATAGTTTCTGGGGGGCAGGGAAAGGATGAATTAATATCTGAAGCTGAAGCTATGGAAATATATCTTTCAGAAAGAGGAATCCCTATAAAAAATATTATCAAAGAAGATAAATCTACATCTACTTATGAAAATTTAAAATTCTCTGATAAAATAATCAAAGAAAAAGAAATAACTGGAGATATAGCTGTTATGTTCAACAGTTTTCACATGTACAGAGTAAAAATGATATCTAAGAAATTAAATTTTCCTTTAAAAACTGTCTATGCAGAAACTCCAGCAATAGTTTTTCCTAACTATATGCTTAGAGAATATTTTGCTTTCTTCAATGAATATAGAAAAAAAGAGGTTTAG
- a CDS encoding helix-turn-helix transcriptional regulator codes for MQINRLFEMLYILINRKHITAKELALHFEVSVRTIYRDIDILCSSGIPVYTSQGSGGGIFIEKNYVLNNSVFTDEEQEKIITSLQSIPSLNATDNSKLISKLSGLFKKNYLNWIEIDFSRWGDSDHDNQNYILIKNSIIGHTIISFAYISSYGEVTLRKICPVKLFFKSSSWYLQGFCLDKKDYRTFKISRMSSLKASPEIFNINELPLPPSLEVKREDCPSLVNLKLEFPSHLGYRVYDGFSSEEIEKTKDGNYVVTTSFPHDKWVYSFLLSFGSDVKVLEPEEIRINLLNEIEKIKKIYKE; via the coding sequence ATGCAAATTAACAGACTATTTGAAATGCTCTATATTTTAATCAACAGAAAACATATAACAGCTAAAGAACTGGCTCTGCATTTTGAAGTATCTGTGCGGACTATATATCGTGATATAGATATTCTCTGCTCCTCTGGCATCCCTGTCTATACTTCTCAAGGGAGCGGTGGTGGAATATTTATAGAAAAAAATTATGTTCTAAACAACTCTGTTTTTACTGATGAGGAGCAGGAAAAAATAATAACATCTCTTCAAAGTATTCCTTCATTAAATGCCACTGATAATTCAAAGCTCATATCTAAATTATCAGGACTTTTTAAAAAAAATTACCTCAACTGGATAGAAATAGATTTTTCCAGATGGGGTGACAGTGACCACGATAACCAGAATTACATCCTCATCAAGAATTCCATCATTGGGCATACTATAATTTCCTTTGCATATATCAGTTCATATGGAGAAGTTACTTTAAGAAAAATTTGTCCTGTAAAACTTTTTTTCAAATCTTCTTCTTGGTATCTACAGGGATTTTGCCTTGATAAAAAAGACTACAGAACATTTAAAATCAGCAGAATGTCTTCTTTGAAAGCAAGTCCAGAAATATTTAATATTAACGAACTTCCTTTGCCTCCATCATTAGAAGTAAAAAGAGAAGATTGTCCATCACTTGTGAACTTAAAATTAGAATTTCCTTCTCATTTAGGCTACAGAGTTTATGACGGCTTTTCCTCTGAAGAAATAGAAAAAACAAAAGATGGAAATTATGTAGTAACTACATCTTTTCCACATGATAAATGGGTATATAGCTTTCTTCTCTCTTTTGGTTCAGATGTGAAAGTTTTAGAACCAGAAGAAATAAGAATAAATCTTCTAAATGAAATAGAAAAAATAAAAAAAATTTATAAAGAGTAA
- a CDS encoding zinc ribbon domain-containing protein, giving the protein MEEKYCQSCGMPMGNTGEFYGTNADGSKNTEYCSYCFDSGKFTGEMTMDEMIELCVPHMAEAHPEMTEEKARQMMKEFFPHLKRWKKD; this is encoded by the coding sequence ATGGAAGAGAAATATTGTCAAAGTTGTGGAATGCCTATGGGAAATACTGGCGAATTTTATGGGACTAATGCAGATGGGAGTAAAAATACTGAATATTGCAGCTACTGTTTTGATAGTGGAAAGTTTACTGGTGAGATGACAATGGATGAAATGATTGAATTATGTGTTCCTCATATGGCTGAGGCTCATCCTGAAATGACTGAAGAAAAAGCAAGACAGATGATGAAAGAATTTTTCCCTCATCTAAAGCGTTGGAAAAAAGATTAA
- a CDS encoding cysteine hydrolase family protein, protein MKKTVLLVVDVQTALVLYGMYDAEKVTDNINSLIEMCRKKGIEVIFVRHDSGKGSELEHGTFGWEIYSKIQPAENEKIFDKIYNSALRKTGLKEYLESKEIERIILTGMQTEYCIDATCKAAFEYGYELIIPKDTVTTCDNGKFSAMDLNDFYMNNIWKNRFAQVIDIEDIEF, encoded by the coding sequence ATGAAAAAAACAGTATTACTAGTAGTAGATGTTCAGACAGCTTTGGTTTTGTATGGTATGTATGATGCTGAAAAAGTAACAGATAATATCAATTCTCTTATTGAAATGTGCAGAAAAAAAGGGATAGAAGTTATTTTTGTAAGACATGACAGTGGGAAAGGCAGTGAATTAGAGCATGGGACTTTTGGGTGGGAGATATACAGCAAAATTCAACCTGCTGAAAATGAAAAAATATTTGATAAAATTTATAACAGTGCTTTGAGAAAAACAGGATTGAAAGAATATCTTGAAAGCAAGGAAATTGAAAGAATAATTCTCACAGGAATGCAGACAGAATATTGTATAGATGCCACTTGCAAAGCAGCTTTTGAATATGGATATGAATTGATTATTCCTAAAGATACAGTAACTACTTGTGATAATGGAAAATTTAGTGCTATGGACTTGAATGATTTTTATATGAATAATATCTGGAAAAATCGTTTTGCACAAGTAATAGATATTGAAGATATAGAATTTTAA
- a CDS encoding MurR/RpiR family transcriptional regulator, with protein sequence MYSFFSNLKKCRDNSDLYPSVEVVIANYILENHDFIPEISIKEFAKKCNTSISTVSRFCRRINDSDFKTLKEECRIYNSFLKEKEVHRKNEKKNYFIDLNDSLLETEKLNNEEIYNQAIKLIKESKKIYFFGTSFSNILAQNASEKFMRLGKNTICPLAASSQNIEVKKIKEDDLAFIISFSNNNFQMNRIKKYLREKRINTIFITSKKDSKNINEIFLMVSSKVYKEFESPLIQEIATNYIINNLYLKYVEDSDKK encoded by the coding sequence ATGTATTCATTTTTTTCAAATCTAAAAAAATGTAGAGATAACAGTGATTTGTATCCAAGTGTAGAAGTTGTAATTGCTAATTACATATTAGAAAATCATGACTTTATCCCAGAGATATCTATAAAAGAGTTTGCTAAAAAATGTAATACCTCAATATCTACTGTATCAAGATTTTGTCGAAGAATAAATGACAGTGATTTTAAAACATTAAAGGAAGAATGTAGAATATACAATAGTTTTCTTAAAGAAAAAGAAGTTCATAGAAAAAATGAAAAAAAGAATTATTTTATAGATCTTAATGATTCATTATTAGAAACTGAAAAATTAAATAATGAAGAAATATATAACCAGGCAATAAAATTGATTAAAGAATCTAAAAAAATATATTTCTTTGGCACTTCATTTTCGAATATATTGGCTCAAAATGCTAGTGAAAAGTTTATGAGATTAGGGAAAAATACTATATGTCCTCTTGCAGCTTCTTCACAAAATATTGAGGTCAAAAAAATAAAAGAAGATGATTTGGCATTTATAATAAGTTTTTCAAATAATAACTTTCAAATGAATAGAATAAAAAAATATTTAAGAGAGAAAAGAATAAACACTATATTTATAACCTCTAAAAAAGATTCTAAAAATATAAATGAGATATTTTTAATGGTATCTTCAAAAGTGTATAAAGAATTTGAATCTCCTTTGATACAAGAGATAGCAACAAATTACATAATAAATAATCTTTATCTGAAATATGTGGAAGATTCAGATAAAAAATAG
- a CDS encoding PTS transporter subunit EIIC, producing MDKNRVFSEFQKLGKVLMAPVLILPIAGILVGVGSGFTNPRITEIFPFLKHLGLLFNILKDAGNVVNNNIPVIFAICIAYGFVKSEKATAALSGFLGYMTMNTILGSFLIYTHKLNPASLLIGQKQVLGVLTLDTGVFGGILVGFLVAAIHNKFYKIQLPPILSIFNGTRSIPALTIIFSSLLGIVLAFIFPSVQGLLIKSSEIINSTGASGAFLYGLSERLLLPFGLHHFIYLPFFFTQLGGLVEIDGKMVEGAVNIYNAMLSSPTAVFDVNITRFVMNGKVLFAMFGLPGAALAIYKTALPKNKKKVAALMMAAVLPCALMGITEPLEFSFLFISPILFCLHALLAGIAYVITYILQINIPGPSSFGGPFLSFIFNGILNSNKGSHWYNLLFVGPVYFVIYYYMFKLYIERRNLKTPGREEDEYEDTEIVSTKTISNDILEKIVENVGGSSNILKVDACFTRLRLTLKDNSKIIDQKIFEKQLGASGAIIVDNGIQIIYGNKANLFKIELREFLKHE from the coding sequence ATGGATAAAAACAGAGTATTTAGTGAGTTTCAAAAGTTGGGAAAAGTATTGATGGCTCCAGTTCTTATATTACCCATTGCAGGAATATTAGTTGGAGTTGGGAGTGGATTTACTAACCCAAGAATAACAGAGATATTTCCATTTTTAAAGCATCTTGGATTACTGTTTAATATTTTAAAAGATGCAGGAAATGTTGTGAATAATAATATACCAGTAATATTCGCAATCTGTATAGCATATGGATTTGTAAAAAGTGAGAAGGCAACAGCAGCATTAAGTGGGTTTTTAGGTTATATGACTATGAATACTATTTTAGGAAGTTTTTTAATATACACTCATAAACTTAACCCTGCAAGTCTTTTAATAGGGCAGAAACAAGTGTTAGGGGTATTAACTTTAGATACAGGAGTTTTTGGAGGTATATTAGTAGGATTTTTAGTAGCAGCTATACATAATAAATTTTATAAGATACAGCTTCCACCAATTTTATCAATTTTTAATGGAACAAGATCTATACCAGCACTAACAATAATTTTTTCAAGTCTTCTTGGAATAGTATTAGCCTTTATTTTTCCATCTGTTCAGGGGTTGTTGATAAAATCATCAGAGATTATTAATTCAACAGGGGCATCTGGAGCTTTTCTTTATGGACTTTCAGAGAGGTTATTACTTCCATTTGGACTTCATCACTTTATTTATCTTCCTTTCTTTTTTACTCAGCTAGGTGGACTTGTAGAAATTGATGGAAAAATGGTAGAAGGTGCAGTAAATATATATAATGCTATGTTAAGTTCACCAACAGCAGTTTTTGATGTGAATATAACAAGATTTGTAATGAATGGAAAGGTACTTTTTGCAATGTTTGGGCTGCCGGGAGCAGCATTGGCTATATATAAAACAGCATTGCCTAAAAATAAAAAGAAAGTAGCAGCTTTAATGATGGCAGCTGTTCTTCCTTGTGCGCTGATGGGTATTACTGAACCACTGGAATTTTCATTTTTATTTATTTCACCAATATTATTTTGTTTACATGCACTTTTAGCAGGGATAGCTTATGTTATAACATATATATTACAGATAAATATTCCAGGACCATCAAGTTTTGGAGGACCATTTCTTTCTTTTATTTTTAATGGAATTTTAAACTCAAATAAAGGTTCTCACTGGTATAATTTACTTTTTGTAGGACCTGTATATTTTGTAATTTACTATTATATGTTTAAATTGTATATTGAAAGAAGAAATCTTAAAACTCCTGGAAGAGAAGAAGATGAATATGAAGATACAGAAATAGTATCGACTAAAACTATTTCTAATGATATACTTGAAAAGATAGTAGAAAATGTTGGGGGAAGTTCTAACATTTTAAAAGTTGATGCTTGTTTTACAAGATTAAGACTTACATTAAAGGATAATTCTAAAATAATAGATCAAAAAATATTTGAAAAACAACTGGGGGCAAGTGGAGCTATAATTGTTGACAATGGAATTCAGATAATATATGGTAATAAGGCTAATTTATTTAAAATAGAACTTAGAGAATTTTTAAAACATGAATAA
- a CDS encoding 6-phospho-alpha-glucosidase — translation MKKNTVVIAGAGSTHTPGIIQSLIQKKDTLPLKKLILFDIDEDRLDRVKAVMTQFIKDNYDKELEVIATLDYAEAFTGVDFVFAQIRQGGLEMRRDDEKIPLKYGVIGQETCGPGGSISYGIRSIPGVIKIIEEAKKYSPDCWILNYSNPAAVVAEATRRKFNNERILNICDMPVAILLSYSKMLGLSDWTELDPEYFGLNHFGWFTALYDQTGKDRLPELREKIISTGMEACSDRHHKDKDWQKTWKQYAEIVKDYPEYLPNSYLQYYLYSSDVVKKMDLTHTRADMVIEGREKELKEEYNKFLADPDNYKSPVQEFTVFGDFIVDAAASIAYNKGYRYLVIVENNGAIPNLPADAMVEVPAYLRSWGPEPVARKPISSFYKGLIENQLSSEKLAVDAYFENSYDKALQAIAVNKTVSSTSIAKAILDDLIEANGEYWPKLEKKSY, via the coding sequence ATGAAAAAGAATACAGTTGTAATAGCAGGAGCTGGAAGTACTCATACTCCAGGAATAATTCAAAGTTTAATTCAAAAGAAAGATACACTTCCTTTGAAAAAATTAATTTTATTTGATATAGATGAAGACAGATTAGATAGAGTAAAAGCTGTAATGACTCAATTCATAAAAGATAATTATGATAAAGAATTAGAAGTTATAGCTACATTAGATTATGCTGAGGCTTTTACAGGAGTAGATTTTGTTTTTGCTCAAATAAGACAAGGGGGACTTGAAATGAGAAGGGATGATGAAAAAATACCTTTAAAATATGGAGTTATAGGTCAGGAAACTTGTGGACCTGGAGGTTCAATTTCATATGGGATAAGATCAATTCCTGGAGTTATAAAAATAATAGAAGAGGCTAAAAAATATTCGCCTGACTGCTGGATACTTAATTATTCAAACCCAGCTGCTGTAGTAGCAGAAGCAACAAGAAGAAAATTTAATAATGAAAGAATATTAAATATATGTGATATGCCAGTAGCAATACTTCTTTCTTACAGTAAAATGCTGGGATTGAGTGATTGGACAGAATTAGACCCAGAATATTTTGGACTAAATCATTTCGGATGGTTTACAGCATTATATGACCAAACAGGAAAAGATAGATTGCCAGAATTGAGAGAAAAAATAATATCAACTGGAATGGAAGCTTGCAGTGATAGACATCATAAAGATAAAGATTGGCAAAAAACTTGGAAACAATATGCTGAAATTGTAAAAGATTATCCAGAATATCTTCCTAACAGTTACTTACAATATTATCTATATTCATCAGATGTAGTAAAAAAAATGGACTTAACTCATACTAGAGCAGATATGGTAATAGAAGGAAGAGAAAAAGAGCTAAAAGAAGAATACAATAAATTTTTAGCAGACCCTGATAATTATAAAAGCCCTGTACAAGAATTTACTGTATTCGGAGACTTTATAGTAGATGCAGCGGCTTCAATAGCATATAATAAAGGATACAGATATTTAGTTATTGTAGAAAATAATGGAGCTATTCCTAATCTTCCAGCAGATGCAATGGTAGAAGTTCCAGCATATTTAAGAAGTTGGGGTCCTGAACCAGTAGCTAGAAAACCTATTTCATCATTTTATAAAGGGTTGATAGAAAATCAATTATCATCAGAAAAGTTAGCTGTAGATGCTTATTTTGAAAATTCATATGATAAAGCTCTTCAAGCTATAGCAGTGAATAAGACAGTTTCATCAACTTCAATAGCAAAAGCTATCTTAGATGATTTAATAGAAGCAAATGGAGAATATTGGCCAAAATTAGAAAAGAAATCTTATTAG
- a CDS encoding MetQ/NlpA family ABC transporter substrate-binding protein, whose protein sequence is MKKIFILFILLTTICFGKTLKIGTTSYPGAEIMELIKDDLKAEGIELQIVEMNDYVTPNIALAEGDIDLNSFQHLPYLEQFKKDRNLDLVSAGATYIAPLGLYSKKYKTIEELPDKATIAIPNDPTNSGRALLLFHRIGLIKLKDPTDLHATAFDIVENPKKLKFKQLEAAQLPRVIDDVDAAIINGGYALNAGFYPTRDSILLEDKDSPYINIIAVRAGDENREDIKTFVKHFQSDKVRNYINETFKGGFVPVF, encoded by the coding sequence ATGAAAAAAATATTTATACTGTTTATACTGTTAACGACAATATGTTTTGGGAAAACTTTGAAGATAGGGACAACTTCTTATCCAGGAGCAGAGATTATGGAACTTATAAAAGATGATCTGAAAGCTGAGGGAATAGAACTTCAAATAGTTGAAATGAATGACTATGTAACTCCTAATATAGCTCTTGCAGAAGGAGATATTGATCTGAACTCTTTCCAGCATCTTCCATATTTAGAGCAGTTTAAAAAAGATAGAAATCTTGATCTTGTTTCAGCAGGGGCAACATATATAGCTCCATTAGGACTTTACTCTAAAAAATACAAAACAATAGAGGAACTTCCTGATAAAGCTACAATAGCTATACCTAATGACCCTACAAACAGTGGAAGAGCACTTCTTCTTTTTCATAGAATAGGGCTGATAAAACTTAAAGACCCTACAGATCTTCATGCTACAGCATTTGATATTGTAGAAAATCCAAAGAAGCTAAAATTTAAACAATTAGAAGCAGCTCAGCTTCCTAGAGTAATAGATGATGTAGATGCAGCTATTATCAATGGAGGATATGCTCTTAATGCAGGATTCTATCCTACTAGAGACAGCATACTTCTTGAAGATAAAGACTCACCATATATCAATATCATAGCTGTAAGGGCAGGAGATGAAAACAGAGAAGATATAAAAACTTTTGTAAAACATTTCCAAAGTGATAAAGTAAGAAACTATATCAATGAAACTTTTAAAGGCGGATTTGTACCAGTATTCTAA
- a CDS encoding MetQ/NlpA family ABC transporter substrate-binding protein, which produces MKRSLKTLLAAAFVLVGTTIFAGELKVGATPVPHAELLNLVKDDLKAEGVDLKIIEFTDYVTPNLALAEGEIDANFFQHYPYLEKFVTERGLKLVSAAKIHVEPLGVFSKKYKEIGQLPDKATIAIPSDPSNGGRALILLHNNGIITLNDPTNLYVTEFDIVKNPKKLKFKPIEAAQLPRVLPDVDAAVINGNYALEAGFSPVEDSLLLEGKESPYANIIAVKAGDENKEDIVKLIKALQSKKVSDYILNNYKGGVVPTF; this is translated from the coding sequence ATGAAAAGATCATTAAAAACATTATTAGCAGCAGCATTTGTATTGGTAGGAACAACAATATTCGCAGGGGAATTGAAAGTCGGAGCAACACCTGTCCCTCATGCAGAACTTTTAAATCTTGTAAAAGATGATTTGAAAGCAGAAGGAGTAGATCTTAAAATTATTGAATTTACAGATTATGTAACTCCTAACTTAGCACTGGCAGAAGGAGAAATAGATGCAAACTTCTTTCAGCATTATCCATATCTTGAAAAATTTGTAACAGAAAGAGGATTAAAACTTGTATCAGCAGCTAAGATTCATGTTGAACCTCTTGGAGTTTTCTCAAAAAAATATAAAGAAATAGGACAGCTGCCTGATAAAGCAACAATAGCTATACCAAGTGACCCATCAAATGGAGGAAGAGCTCTTATTCTTTTACATAACAATGGAATAATAACTTTAAATGACCCAACAAATCTATATGTTACAGAGTTTGATATAGTTAAGAATCCTAAAAAATTAAAATTTAAACCAATTGAAGCAGCACAGCTTCCAAGAGTTCTGCCAGATGTAGATGCAGCAGTTATCAATGGAAACTATGCACTAGAAGCTGGATTCTCACCAGTAGAAGATTCTCTTCTATTAGAGGGGAAAGAATCTCCATATGCAAATATTATAGCTGTAAAAGCTGGAGATGAAAATAAGGAAGATATAGTAAAACTTATAAAAGCACTTCAAAGTAAAAAAGTAAGCGACTATATTTTAAATAACTATAAAGGTGGAGTAGTACCTACATTCTAA
- a CDS encoding methionine ABC transporter permease, with the protein MVFSMILDSTLETLYMVFFSTFFSLLMGFPIGILLVITKEGNILEKPKLNKVLEIIINTLRSFPFIILMICLFPLSRIIVGTTIGSTAAIVPLSISAAPFVARMIEGALNEVDRGLIEASSSMGASNSTIIWKVMIPETMPHIIHGITVTVISLIGFSAMAGTIGAGGLGDLAIRFGYQRFKTDIMIYSVIVIILLVQVLQSLGNYLVYRAKKNR; encoded by the coding sequence ATGGTATTTAGTATGATTTTAGATTCGACATTGGAAACATTGTACATGGTATTTTTCTCAACATTCTTCTCATTGCTCATGGGATTCCCAATAGGAATACTTTTAGTAATTACTAAAGAGGGAAATATTTTAGAAAAACCTAAATTAAATAAAGTTCTTGAAATTATAATCAACACTTTGAGGTCATTTCCTTTTATCATTTTAATGATTTGTCTGTTTCCTCTTTCAAGGATAATAGTAGGGACAACAATAGGAAGTACAGCAGCAATAGTTCCATTATCAATATCAGCAGCACCATTTGTTGCAAGAATGATAGAGGGAGCATTGAATGAAGTTGACAGAGGGCTTATTGAGGCAAGCTCAAGTATGGGAGCAAGTAATTCTACAATAATATGGAAAGTGATGATTCCTGAAACTATGCCTCATATCATACATGGAATAACAGTTACAGTAATAAGCTTGATAGGATTCTCAGCAATGGCAGGAACTATCGGTGCTGGAGGACTTGGAGATCTGGCTATAAGATTCGGATATCAGAGATTCAAGACAGATATAATGATATACTCAGTAATCGTTATAATTCTTCTGGTACAGGTACTACAATCATTAGGAAACTATCTTGTATATAGAGCAAAAAAGAACAGATAA